One segment of Brassica napus cultivar Da-Ae chromosome C3, Da-Ae, whole genome shotgun sequence DNA contains the following:
- the LOC106386005 gene encoding uncharacterized protein LOC106386005 has translation MDHIKQEFLKKLAKFIVILIWVSSLLITLNSHLYRFTIHLVTHAVDKNYMFLLSSALLAFVAKGIATSKPVEEGWSKTDKTFDYRDFESYDAILELEYYHVHEKERYSFLAEEVSTNDQETEEKKEDQETKEEKEDQETEEEKEKEEYAEPLTDNGDLEEECDIHGGFKEEEDNVGVVTEEEMNKRFDEFIRKMKEELRIEAKRHLIVV, from the coding sequence ATGGATCATATAAAACAGGAGTTTCTGAAGAAACTTGCCAAGTTCATAGTAATTTTAATATGGGTTTCATCTCTTTTAATCACTCTCAACTCCCATCTATATAGGTTCACAATTCACCTTGTAACACACGCGGTAGATAAGAACTACATGTTCCTACTCTCCAGTGCTCTCTTAGCGTTTGTCGCTAAGGGCATCGCTACGTCAAAACCAGTAGAGGAAGGTTGGAGCAAGACTGATAAAACCTTTGATTACCGAGATTTCGAGAGTTACGATGCCATATTGGAGCTAGAGTATTACCATGTGcatgaaaaagaaagatattCTTTTCTTGCAGAGGAAGTTAGTACAAATGATCAAGAAAccgaagaaaagaaagaagatcaagaaaccaaagaagaaaaagaagatcaagaaaccgaagaagagaaagaaaaagaagagtatGCTGAGCCATTAACAGATAATGGTGATCTAGAGGAAGAATGTGATATTCATGGCGGATTCAAAGAAGAGGAGGATAATGTGGGAGTGGTGACGGAGGAAGAGATGAACAAGAGATTCGATGAGTTCATTAGAAAGATGAAGGAAGAGCTTAGAATCGAAGCTAAACGGCACTTGATCGTTGTTTGA